A single window of Bacteroidota bacterium DNA harbors:
- a CDS encoding efflux RND transporter periplasmic adaptor subunit produces MKNSLILLSLALLLNACNSAPEVKEEEKSGTPSMVSLNEKQMANAGISSAMGERRSISSVLKVNGKIEVPPQNIVSVSIPLGGYLKSTHLLPGTKIKKGEVIAVIEDPQYIQIQQDYLTSVAKLNYLEKEFARQKELNQSKASSDKVMQQAEADFKSQKIATKSLYEKLKLIGVNPETLDENTISRSVNVYSPIEGFVSKVNVNIGKYVNPSDVIFELINPTDIHLGLTVFEKDVNKLFIGQKLMAYTNNEPEKKHPAEIILISQDLSPERSVMVHCHFNDYDKTLLPGMYMNAELEVVTNNAFVITEEAIVNFENKTYVFIDNGKGNYEMKEIKIGLTENGFTEITNSETLNNKPIVTKGAYSLLMSLKNTADE; encoded by the coding sequence ATGAAAAACTCATTAATCTTATTAAGTCTTGCCTTACTGTTAAACGCGTGCAACTCGGCACCGGAAGTAAAGGAAGAAGAAAAATCAGGCACACCCTCCATGGTAAGCCTTAACGAAAAACAAATGGCCAATGCGGGCATCAGCAGCGCAATGGGAGAGCGCCGCTCCATCTCTTCCGTTTTAAAAGTTAATGGTAAAATTGAAGTGCCGCCGCAAAACATTGTCTCGGTAAGCATACCGTTAGGAGGTTATTTAAAATCAACGCATCTTTTACCGGGCACAAAAATCAAAAAGGGTGAAGTGATTGCAGTAATTGAAGATCCGCAGTACATACAAATTCAGCAGGATTATCTCACCTCTGTGGCCAAATTGAATTACTTAGAAAAAGAATTTGCGCGTCAGAAAGAATTAAACCAGAGCAAAGCCAGCAGCGATAAAGTAATGCAACAAGCCGAAGCTGATTTCAAATCGCAAAAGATTGCCACCAAGTCTTTGTACGAAAAACTAAAACTCATTGGTGTAAATCCGGAGACTTTGGATGAAAATACCATTTCGAGAAGCGTTAATGTGTATTCGCCGATTGAAGGTTTTGTATCGAAGGTGAATGTCAATATTGGAAAATATGTGAATCCTTCCGATGTGATTTTTGAACTGATTAATCCGACGGATATACATTTGGGTTTAACAGTTTTTGAAAAGGATGTGAATAAGCTATTTATTGGCCAGAAATTAATGGCGTATACCAATAATGAACCGGAGAAAAAACATCCGGCTGAAATCATTTTAATCAGTCAGGACTTGTCGCCGGAGCGCAGCGTGATGGTGCATTGCCATTTTAACGATTACGATAAAACCTTATTGCCGGGTATGTACATGAATGCCGAGTTGGAAGTGGTAACTAATAACGCCTTTGTGATTACAGAAGAAGCCATCGTGAATTTTGAAAACAAGACTTACGTGTTTATCGATAACGGAAAAGGTAATTACGAAATGAAAGAGATTAAAATAGGCTTAACTGAAAACGGCTTTACCGAAATCACCAATAGCGAAACCTTAAATAACAAACCTATTGTTACCAAAGGCGCTTACAGTTTATTGATGAGCTTGAAGAATACAGCGGATGAGTAA
- a CDS encoding CusA/CzcA family heavy metal efflux RND transporter: protein MLNKIIAFSVKNKLIIGLFTLILITLGIYELRKLPIDAVPDITNNQVQVITVAPSYGATDIERLITFPIEQANNNLPGLIEIRSFSRFGLSLVTIVFEDDIDIYWARQQVAERLQKVKDQIPKGIGSPELGPVTTGLGEIYQYVVRPADGYEGKFSDMELRTIQDWIVRRQLLGVKGVAEVSSFGGKLKQYEIAVDPNKLNAYNITINDVFNALESNNENTGGAYIEKGPTVLYIRTEGLISNIDNIKNIAVKSNEDGTPLFIKDIAEVRFGYSTRFGAMCYNDKGEVAGAVVMMLKGENSNEVIENIKTRIAQIQKTLPEGVVIEPFLDRTKMVNNAIGTVEKNLLEGALIVVFILVLFLGNLRAGLLVASVIPLAMLFAIIMMNLFGVSGNLMSLGALDFGLIVDGAVIIVEAVMHQLTHGKRFFTTNKIDQTTMDEQVNHSAGKMMNSAVFGQIIILVVYLPIFSLQGIEGKMFKPMAQTVAFALLGAFILSLTYIPMMSAFFLSKKINHNKTFSDKLMEKVEQFYTSSLFKVISKPKIVLSIVIGMFGLSIFALLSLGGEFIPALEEGDFAVETRVLTGSNLKTGIENTQKAVKILLAKFPEIEKVVTKIGSGEVPTDPMPMDAADMMVILKDKSEWTSASTFNELAEKMNEALSEVPGVTYSFQYPVQMRFNELMTGAKQDVVCKIFGENLDTLAAYAARLGKIVNTVDGAKDIYIEAVTGMPQVIIDYNRNAIAQYGLNIGDVNKIINTAFAGQSSGLVFEGERRFDLVVRLNQNNRSNLDDIKNLLIPVKEGQQIPLYQLANVEIKDGPNQIQREDAKRRIIVGFNVRGRDVQSIVHELQDKVEKQIKFPAGYYPTYGGAFENLNQAKKRLSIAVPVSLILIFFLLYFAFNSVKHGLLIYSAIPLSAIGGIFALYSRGMPFSISAGVGFIALFGVAVLNGIVLIAEFNRLRKEGYKNNLRIIMKGTRMRLRPVLMTAFVASLGFLPMAVSNGAGAEVQRPLATVVIGGLLIATFLTLFVLPILYMLFERKLNVKLFIGKTTMALLLMVSAASFGQKTISLQSAIDMGLKNNLQVKNEQLKAEYQKKMVKTGLDLPATSLNGEYGQINSAYYDNRISVSQSMNFPTVYAKQKSLLNEEWKSSVLNVAVKESELKRNISLAYYELLLLQERLKLLQNIDSVYEKVVSAAQLRFEKGENNILEKAAAESQRGQILTQTNQVKQDLEMAALEFQLLLNSNEKVLPESGTLFMEANVSADTSAIKQHPFIRQLEQQNRISRMNTKLEKSKLLPDLNFAYNNMSMIGNGADNITYTGSARFQSAQIGLGIPLFFGAQKARIHSARGLQLLNENNYRLQLKGMQNEYLKTVNSIQNLKSTLNYFETKGNKNAQLIDEAANARYQKGEINYLEWAMLMNQSLNMKSDYLNTVKQYNEAVIYLNYLLSK, encoded by the coding sequence ATGCTGAATAAAATAATTGCGTTCTCAGTCAAGAACAAACTTATCATTGGACTTTTCACTCTAATTCTAATTACCCTCGGTATTTATGAATTAAGGAAACTTCCTATCGACGCCGTGCCTGACATCACTAACAATCAGGTTCAGGTTATCACAGTAGCACCTTCCTATGGCGCTACGGATATCGAGCGTCTCATCACCTTTCCAATAGAACAGGCGAATAACAATTTACCGGGACTCATCGAAATCCGGAGTTTCTCGCGGTTTGGCCTCTCTCTTGTTACTATCGTGTTTGAAGACGATATCGACATCTATTGGGCAAGACAACAAGTTGCAGAACGTCTGCAAAAAGTAAAAGATCAAATACCTAAAGGAATTGGTTCACCTGAACTCGGACCGGTTACTACAGGTTTAGGTGAGATATACCAATATGTGGTGAGGCCTGCCGACGGTTATGAAGGTAAGTTCTCCGACATGGAGCTACGCACCATTCAGGATTGGATCGTTCGTCGCCAGTTACTCGGCGTAAAAGGTGTTGCTGAAGTGAGCAGCTTTGGCGGGAAACTAAAACAATATGAAATCGCCGTTGATCCGAATAAACTTAATGCCTATAACATCACCATTAACGATGTATTCAATGCTTTAGAAAGCAACAACGAAAACACGGGAGGTGCTTATATAGAAAAAGGGCCTACCGTTTTATACATACGCACCGAAGGATTGATCAGCAACATCGATAATATTAAAAACATTGCGGTGAAATCCAACGAGGATGGTACCCCATTATTTATTAAAGATATTGCTGAAGTACGTTTTGGTTACTCTACACGATTTGGCGCGATGTGCTATAACGACAAAGGTGAAGTTGCCGGCGCTGTTGTCATGATGTTGAAAGGCGAGAATAGCAATGAAGTAATTGAAAACATCAAAACAAGGATTGCGCAAATCCAAAAAACATTACCTGAAGGCGTCGTGATTGAACCTTTCTTAGACCGCACCAAAATGGTGAACAACGCGATTGGCACGGTGGAAAAGAATTTATTGGAAGGAGCACTCATCGTTGTATTCATTCTTGTTTTATTCCTCGGTAATTTGCGCGCGGGATTACTAGTGGCCTCCGTTATCCCCTTAGCGATGTTATTCGCCATCATCATGATGAATTTATTTGGCGTGAGTGGTAACCTGATGAGCTTAGGCGCGCTTGATTTCGGTTTGATTGTCGACGGCGCCGTGATTATCGTAGAAGCTGTGATGCATCAGCTCACGCATGGCAAGCGTTTCTTCACTACCAATAAGATTGACCAGACAACGATGGATGAGCAAGTGAATCATTCAGCCGGAAAAATGATGAACAGCGCTGTATTCGGACAAATTATTATTCTTGTTGTTTACCTTCCAATATTCTCATTACAAGGCATCGAAGGAAAAATGTTTAAACCCATGGCACAAACCGTAGCCTTCGCTTTATTAGGAGCGTTTATTCTTTCCCTCACGTACATTCCGATGATGAGTGCATTTTTCCTCAGCAAAAAAATCAATCACAACAAAACTTTCTCCGATAAGCTGATGGAAAAAGTAGAACAGTTTTACACTTCCTCACTATTTAAAGTTATAAGCAAACCAAAAATTGTTCTAAGTATTGTTATAGGTATGTTTGGCCTCTCAATTTTTGCTTTATTGTCATTAGGCGGAGAATTTATTCCTGCTCTCGAAGAAGGCGACTTTGCCGTGGAGACGCGGGTATTAACCGGAAGTAATTTGAAAACGGGCATTGAGAATACGCAAAAGGCGGTGAAGATTTTACTGGCGAAATTTCCTGAAATAGAAAAAGTAGTCACCAAAATCGGAAGCGGGGAAGTTCCTACCGATCCTATGCCCATGGATGCCGCTGATATGATGGTGATATTAAAAGATAAATCCGAATGGACCAGCGCAAGTACGTTTAATGAACTCGCCGAAAAAATGAATGAAGCTTTATCCGAAGTACCTGGTGTTACTTACAGTTTTCAATATCCCGTACAAATGCGTTTTAATGAACTTATGACCGGCGCGAAACAGGATGTAGTATGCAAAATTTTCGGTGAGAATCTGGATACTTTAGCGGCTTATGCCGCGCGTCTGGGTAAAATTGTAAATACTGTAGATGGTGCTAAGGATATATACATTGAAGCGGTAACAGGAATGCCGCAAGTGATTATAGATTATAACCGCAATGCCATAGCACAATACGGATTAAATATCGGTGATGTGAACAAAATCATTAATACTGCCTTTGCGGGACAAAGCAGCGGATTGGTATTTGAAGGCGAACGCCGTTTTGATTTAGTAGTGCGCTTGAATCAAAACAACCGTAGTAATCTGGATGACATTAAAAATCTCCTCATTCCTGTAAAAGAAGGACAACAAATTCCGCTCTATCAATTAGCGAATGTGGAAATAAAGGACGGTCCTAATCAAATACAACGTGAGGATGCTAAACGCAGAATCATTGTTGGATTTAACGTGCGTGGTCGTGATGTACAAAGCATAGTTCATGAACTACAAGACAAAGTAGAGAAGCAAATCAAATTTCCGGCAGGATATTATCCTACATACGGCGGTGCTTTTGAAAATTTAAATCAGGCCAAGAAACGTTTATCAATTGCAGTGCCTGTTTCTTTGATTTTAATTTTCTTCCTGCTTTATTTCGCCTTTAACTCCGTTAAACACGGCCTGCTGATTTATTCGGCCATTCCGCTTTCGGCTATTGGCGGCATCTTCGCTTTATACTCGCGCGGCATGCCATTTAGCATCAGCGCGGGTGTTGGCTTCATCGCTCTATTTGGCGTGGCTGTATTAAATGGGATTGTACTGATTGCGGAATTCAATCGCTTGAGAAAAGAAGGTTATAAAAACAATTTACGAATCATCATGAAAGGAACACGCATGCGTTTACGCCCTGTATTAATGACAGCCTTTGTGGCTTCATTAGGCTTTTTACCAATGGCAGTCAGCAATGGTGCCGGCGCGGAAGTTCAACGACCATTGGCCACCGTTGTAATAGGCGGTTTATTAATTGCAACCTTCTTAACGTTGTTCGTCTTACCCATTTTATATATGCTGTTCGAAAGAAAACTGAATGTCAAATTATTCATCGGTAAAACCACCATGGCTTTGCTGTTAATGGTTAGCGCGGCATCATTCGGACAAAAAACAATTTCGTTGCAGTCTGCCATTGATATGGGATTGAAAAATAATCTGCAGGTAAAAAACGAACAGTTAAAAGCGGAGTACCAGAAAAAGATGGTGAAGACCGGACTGGATTTACCAGCTACATCCCTTAATGGAGAATACGGACAAATCAACAGTGCTTATTACGACAACCGCATTTCTGTTTCGCAAAGCATGAATTTCCCGACGGTGTATGCCAAACAGAAATCATTGCTGAATGAAGAATGGAAAAGCAGCGTATTGAATGTGGCCGTTAAGGAATCGGAACTCAAACGTAACATTAGTTTAGCCTATTATGAATTGTTGTTGTTGCAGGAAAGATTAAAACTGCTGCAGAATATTGATTCGGTGTACGAAAAGGTAGTAAGTGCTGCGCAATTGCGCTTTGAAAAAGGAGAGAATAATATTTTAGAGAAAGCTGCCGCTGAAAGTCAGCGCGGACAAATACTCACCCAAACCAATCAGGTAAAACAAGATTTGGAGATGGCTGCTCTTGAATTTCAATTGTTGCTCAATAGCAATGAAAAAGTATTACCGGAAAGCGGAACTCTTTTCATGGAAGCCAATGTATCTGCAGACACATCTGCCATCAAGCAGCATCCATTTATCCGTCAGCTTGAGCAACAAAACCGCATCAGCCGAATGAATACCAAATTGGAAAAATCTAAACTGCTTCCGGATTTAAATTTTGCTTATAACAACATGAGCATGATTGGCAATGGTGCCGACAATATTACCTATACCGGCTCCGCAAGATTTCAGTCGGCGCAGATTGGCTTAGGAATACCGCTCTTTTTCGGTGCGCAAAAAGCACGCATCCATTCAGCGCGCGGTTTGCAATTGCTTAACGAAAATAATTACCGCCTGCAATTAAAAGGCATGCAGAATGAATATCTGAAAACCGTAAACAGCATTCAGAATTTAAAGAGCACCTTGAATTATTTTGAAACAAAAGGCAACAAGAATGCTCAACTGATAGACGAAGCCGCTAACGCCCGTTATCAAAAAGGTGAAATCAATTATCTTGAATGGGCCATGCTGATGAATCAATCTTTAAACATGAAGAGCGATTACCTCAATACGGTGAAACAATACAACGAAGCTGTTATTTACTTAAACTATTTATTATCCAAATAA
- a CDS encoding TIGR03862 family flavoprotein — protein MKKSVSIIGGGPAAMMLAAKLDTEKYNVSVYEKNKALGRKFLVAGKGGFNLTHGEELEVFVGRYHLNYFLKQAVTDFSNIDLQKWLKELGIETYAGTSNRIFPVKGTKPVEVLNAILSQMENNKVNIYTGYKWIGFANDNSLMFESKNQIKNVDSDIVVFALGGASWKITGSDGTWLDYFMKRGITCLPFEASNCGYKVNWPSIILDKIEGKALKNCQFKSGLTFHAGEAVITSLGIEGSGVYPLGYEIRKQLSEKNKAELLIDLKPQNTSEEIRLKLANRKNVSLTRYLEKDMNLGETKTLLLKALLSKENFTDSNALAVKIKNLPLEISGLAPIDEAISTVGGVSLKEIDDHYQLKKIPNHFVIGEMLDWDAPTGGYLLQACFSMGNNLAHYLNKN, from the coding sequence ATGAAAAAGTCAGTTAGTATAATAGGTGGAGGTCCGGCAGCAATGATGTTAGCCGCAAAGTTGGATACTGAAAAATATAACGTATCTGTTTATGAGAAGAATAAAGCATTAGGAAGAAAATTTTTAGTAGCAGGCAAAGGTGGATTTAATTTAACCCATGGCGAGGAATTGGAAGTGTTTGTAGGTCGGTATCATCTCAATTATTTTTTAAAGCAGGCAGTGACAGATTTTTCTAATATTGATTTACAAAAATGGCTGAAAGAATTAGGTATTGAAACTTATGCAGGTACCAGTAACAGAATTTTTCCTGTAAAAGGAACCAAACCTGTTGAAGTATTGAATGCGATACTTTCGCAAATGGAAAATAATAAGGTAAACATTTATACAGGTTATAAATGGATAGGATTTGCCAATGATAATTCGTTAATGTTTGAAAGCAAAAATCAAATTAAGAATGTTGATTCTGATATTGTAGTATTTGCATTAGGCGGCGCGAGTTGGAAAATAACAGGTTCTGATGGCACCTGGCTGGATTATTTTATGAAACGCGGTATTACTTGCTTGCCGTTTGAAGCATCTAATTGCGGCTATAAGGTTAATTGGCCTTCAATAATTTTGGATAAGATAGAGGGAAAGGCTTTAAAAAACTGTCAGTTCAAATCCGGTTTAACTTTTCATGCCGGTGAAGCCGTAATAACTTCTTTAGGAATTGAAGGCAGCGGTGTGTATCCTTTAGGTTATGAAATAAGAAAACAGTTATCTGAAAAAAACAAAGCGGAATTACTCATTGATTTAAAGCCGCAAAACACCTCGGAAGAAATCAGACTGAAATTAGCGAATCGAAAGAATGTTTCGCTAACCCGTTACCTCGAGAAGGATATGAATTTGGGTGAAACAAAAACACTTTTATTAAAAGCACTTTTGTCAAAAGAAAATTTTACAGATAGTAACGCGCTTGCAGTAAAAATCAAAAATCTGCCGCTTGAAATTTCGGGACTTGCACCAATTGACGAAGCTATTTCTACCGTTGGCGGAGTTTCATTAAAAGAGATTGATGATCATTACCAGTTAAAAAAAATCCCCAATCATTTTGTAATTGGGGAAATGCTCGATTGGGATGCGCCTACCGGAGGGTATCTTTTACAAGCTTGTTTCAGTATGGGAAACAACCTTGCACATTACTTAAATAAAAATTAA
- a CDS encoding DUF2892 domain-containing protein, with protein sequence MKKNMGNMDRMIRLILAAVLMIVVFATNLTDGVLSYVLLGLSAIFILTSLISFCPLYPLLGINTCPREEKKA encoded by the coding sequence ATGAAAAAGAATATGGGAAACATGGACCGCATGATCCGATTGATTTTAGCGGCCGTATTAATGATTGTAGTTTTCGCTACTAATCTAACAGATGGCGTTTTAAGCTATGTTTTACTTGGGCTTTCTGCAATCTTTATTCTAACCAGCCTGATTAGTTTTTGTCCGCTTTATCCCTTACTTGGAATTAACACTTGCCCGAGAGAAGAAAAGAAAGCTTAA